The following are encoded in a window of Chitinophaga sp. H8 genomic DNA:
- the dinB gene encoding DNA polymerase IV, which translates to MISLQQRSIAHFDLDCFFVSVECLSDSSLKGKPLLVGGRSDRAVVAACSYEARQYGIHSAMPMKTALKLCPHALVRNGDMEKYSQFSKDVTDIIARQAPLYEKSSIDEFYLDLSGMDKYFGTMKWTAELRQLIIKETGLPISFGLASNKMISKVATNEVKPNGQLQIPFGNEKIFLAPMPIEKLPMVGKETGAQLRQRGVENVKTLSEIPVALLEAWLGKNGISLWNKANGIDDTPVIPYHEQKSISTESTFAADTIDMQFINAELVRMTEKIAFELRQQNKLTGCVTIKIRYSDFETVTKQMSIPYTCCDHLLLEKVKELFKKLYDRRLLIRLIGVRFSHMVQGNYQISLFDDTQEMIALYQAIDHIKNRFGWQYLMKGTNVLSPEKKKLAGPTPLRPYYKKF; encoded by the coding sequence ATGATTTCTTTACAGCAGCGTTCAATTGCACATTTTGACCTGGATTGTTTTTTTGTGTCGGTAGAGTGCCTGAGTGACAGCAGCCTGAAAGGAAAACCCCTGCTGGTAGGTGGCCGCAGCGACCGCGCCGTGGTAGCGGCCTGCAGCTATGAAGCCAGACAATACGGCATCCACTCTGCCATGCCCATGAAAACAGCACTTAAACTATGCCCCCATGCCCTGGTACGCAATGGTGACATGGAAAAATACAGCCAGTTTTCTAAAGATGTAACCGATATCATCGCCCGGCAGGCTCCTTTATATGAAAAATCATCTATTGACGAGTTTTACCTTGACCTCAGCGGCATGGATAAGTACTTCGGTACCATGAAGTGGACCGCCGAACTGCGCCAGCTCATTATTAAAGAAACCGGCCTCCCCATCTCCTTTGGCCTGGCTTCCAATAAAATGATCTCCAAAGTTGCTACCAACGAGGTTAAACCCAACGGACAACTGCAAATCCCCTTTGGCAACGAAAAGATCTTCCTGGCGCCCATGCCCATCGAAAAATTACCCATGGTAGGCAAAGAAACCGGTGCACAACTCAGACAACGCGGTGTGGAAAATGTAAAAACCCTGAGCGAAATACCCGTTGCCCTCCTGGAAGCATGGCTGGGCAAAAATGGCATCTCCCTCTGGAATAAAGCGAATGGAATAGATGATACGCCTGTCATCCCCTACCATGAACAAAAATCTATTTCCACAGAGAGCACTTTTGCTGCCGATACCATCGATATGCAATTCATTAATGCAGAGCTGGTCAGGATGACCGAAAAAATTGCCTTCGAACTCCGGCAGCAAAATAAACTCACCGGATGCGTGACCATCAAAATCCGCTATTCCGACTTTGAAACCGTTACCAAACAAATGAGCATTCCCTATACCTGCTGCGATCACCTGCTGCTCGAAAAAGTAAAGGAACTGTTTAAAAAACTATACGACCGCCGCCTGTTAATTCGCCTGATAGGCGTTCGCTTCAGCCATATGGTACAAGGTAATTACCAGATCAGCCTGTTTGACGATACCCAGGAAATGATTGCATTATACCAGGCTATTGATCATATCAAAAACAGGTTCGGATGGCAATACCTCATGAAAGGCACAAACGTACTCTCCCCGGAAAAAAAGAAACTGGCAGGCCCCACTCCACTGCGTCCTTATTATAAAAAGTTCTGA
- a CDS encoding SdpI family protein → MKQPDYPKELLLLALLLAPMVYLGIIWNTLPTIIPTNFNVEGTPDRVGGKSEVLLLMIFLFFTNALLYFLFRYIPKTEGEPGPEAAIHQSEYYRIRFMIHIYLSLFTGGIIFMLSQGREIIMERWAFIGVGILIAVIGLYLKKLQPNNYVGVRTPWTLQSPAIWKETHRMAGTLWLCTGIVIILASFFLPLVTGVFVLIFVAFILAALPYIYSFRLYNTDKG, encoded by the coding sequence ATGAAACAGCCGGATTATCCAAAAGAACTGCTATTGTTGGCCTTATTGCTTGCGCCCATGGTTTACCTGGGCATTATCTGGAATACGTTGCCCACTATTATCCCTACTAATTTTAATGTAGAAGGCACCCCGGACCGGGTAGGCGGTAAAAGTGAGGTATTACTGCTCATGATTTTCCTGTTTTTTACCAATGCGTTGCTGTATTTTTTGTTCCGGTATATTCCTAAAACTGAAGGGGAACCGGGACCGGAGGCAGCTATTCATCAAAGTGAGTATTACCGTATCCGTTTTATGATCCATATTTATCTGTCTTTATTTACCGGAGGCATCATTTTTATGCTTAGCCAGGGGAGAGAGATCATAATGGAACGCTGGGCATTTATTGGCGTAGGGATATTGATTGCGGTAATTGGGCTTTATCTGAAAAAGCTGCAACCCAATAATTATGTAGGGGTACGTACGCCCTGGACTTTGCAAAGCCCTGCTATCTGGAAAGAAACACACCGTATGGCTGGTACGCTTTGGTTATGTACCGGGATTGTTATTATTCTGGCATCTTTTTTCCTGCCATTGGTAACCGGGGTATTTGTGCTCATTTTTGTGGCATTTATACTCGCCGCACTCCCCTATATATATTCATTCCGGTTATACAATACAGATAAAGGTTAA
- a CDS encoding XRE family transcriptional regulator, protein MSVVCQNLKFLRKQKGWTQQEFADKLGIKRSLLGAYEEERAEPRTEVLELVSDMFRVSIDDLLRRDVGSQKESFLEKRRQQKLGTNRQQIEFVPVKAAAGYLAGYNDDEFIEELNTFTLPMLGAGNYRAFEIAGDSMLPVSSGSVIVCHKVDGWEDIKNNETYVVVTTREGIVYKRVLKSNRSKVKVTLMSDNPQFEPYAVGMDEILELWQTDAIINKVGQQSRMSVNHLADMVSHLQEQVSMLKKKIKN, encoded by the coding sequence ATGTCTGTTGTATGCCAAAATTTAAAGTTTCTGCGTAAGCAAAAAGGCTGGACCCAGCAGGAGTTTGCTGATAAACTGGGGATCAAACGTTCTTTATTGGGTGCTTATGAAGAAGAGCGGGCTGAACCGCGCACAGAAGTACTGGAACTGGTAAGTGACATGTTCCGGGTATCCATTGATGATCTGTTGCGCCGGGATGTAGGCTCGCAGAAAGAAAGTTTTCTTGAAAAACGACGGCAACAGAAGTTGGGTACCAACCGGCAACAGATAGAATTTGTTCCGGTAAAAGCAGCAGCAGGGTACCTGGCTGGTTATAACGATGATGAATTTATTGAAGAGTTAAACACTTTTACGCTTCCCATGCTGGGGGCCGGTAATTACCGTGCTTTTGAAATTGCGGGGGATTCCATGCTGCCTGTATCTTCCGGTTCCGTTATTGTATGCCATAAGGTAGACGGATGGGAGGATATCAAGAATAATGAAACCTATGTGGTAGTGACCACCCGTGAAGGGATTGTATATAAAAGGGTGTTGAAGAGCAACCGCAGCAAGGTAAAAGTGACCCTTATGTCTGATAACCCCCAGTTTGAACCTTATGCCGTAGGGATGGATGAAATCCTGGAACTGTGGCAAACAGATGCGATCATTAATAAAGTAGGACAACAAAGCAGAATGAGTGTTAACCACCTGGCCGATATGGTCAGCCACCTGCAGGAACAGGTAAGCATGCTCAAGAAGAAGATCAAGAATTAA
- a CDS encoding cupin domain-containing protein, translating into MLTLPGDKIGQARGMDHCKPPVKMNFHISFAEAFRQLQKSEDDFAVLIENGSMRGIIFGPDEIDDQQPHMQDEIYIVMRGTSEFNLQNKVVKTGPGDFLFVPAGAEHRFFNFTSDLLLWVIFYGPEGGERA; encoded by the coding sequence ATGTTGACCCTGCCTGGTGATAAGATCGGGCAGGCCAGGGGGATGGATCACTGTAAACCGCCAGTCAAAATGAACTTTCATATTTCTTTTGCCGAAGCATTCCGGCAGCTACAGAAAAGCGAGGATGATTTTGCTGTTCTCATTGAAAATGGATCTATGCGGGGAATTATATTCGGTCCCGATGAGATAGATGATCAGCAACCGCATATGCAGGATGAAATATATATTGTAATGCGGGGTACCAGTGAATTTAATCTCCAGAACAAAGTAGTGAAAACAGGCCCCGGTGATTTCCTCTTCGTCCCCGCCGGTGCAGAACACCGCTTCTTCAATTTTACCAGTGATTTATTATTATGGGTGATTTTCTACGGACCTGAAGGCGGGGAACGTGCCTGA
- a CDS encoding histone deacetylase family protein, whose translation MRIAYHEIYAHPLPEGHRFPMIKYELIPAQLLREGVITQDHIFSPTPLPAEVILLTHTSGYWQQLKEQTLPEREQRRIGFPQSPALTQREIVICQGTIDCALHALEHGIALNVAGGTHHAFADRGEGFCLLNDFAVAANYLLYQQLVRQILIIDLDVHQGNGTAAIFNNNPQVFTFSMHGAHNYPFHKEVSDWDIPLQDGMDTLTYLQLLKDALPLLIARVKPDIVFYLSGVDILETDKYGKLKVTPDGCRERDELVFRTLKQHRIPCAVAMGGGYSPHIRDIVNAHCHTFKAAAAIF comes from the coding sequence ATGCGCATTGCCTACCACGAAATATACGCACACCCCTTACCGGAAGGACATCGTTTTCCCATGATCAAATACGAACTGATCCCCGCGCAACTATTACGGGAAGGGGTGATCACACAGGATCATATTTTTTCTCCGACGCCACTGCCTGCGGAGGTGATCTTACTAACACATACCTCCGGCTACTGGCAACAGCTAAAGGAACAAACCCTGCCGGAAAGGGAACAACGGCGCATCGGTTTTCCACAATCTCCTGCACTTACCCAGCGGGAGATAGTGATTTGCCAGGGTACCATAGATTGCGCCTTACACGCACTGGAACATGGCATCGCTTTAAATGTAGCTGGTGGTACCCATCACGCTTTTGCAGACCGGGGAGAAGGATTTTGCCTGCTAAATGATTTTGCTGTTGCGGCCAATTACCTGCTCTACCAACAACTGGTACGACAAATACTGATCATCGACCTGGACGTGCATCAGGGTAATGGCACTGCTGCCATATTCAACAATAATCCACAGGTATTTACCTTCAGTATGCATGGTGCGCATAACTATCCTTTTCACAAAGAAGTGTCCGACTGGGATATTCCACTACAGGATGGTATGGATACCCTTACTTACCTGCAGTTGCTAAAGGATGCCTTACCCTTATTAATAGCCCGGGTAAAGCCGGATATTGTTTTTTATCTATCGGGAGTGGATATCCTGGAAACGGATAAATACGGGAAGTTAAAAGTAACACCGGATGGGTGCAGGGAAAGAGATGAGCTGGTATTCCGTACCTTAAAACAGCATCGTATTCCCTGTGCCGTGGCGATGGGAGGAGGTTACTCGCCACATATCAGGGATATTGTGAATGCACACTGTCATACTTTTAAAGCAGCCGCGGCTATTTTCTGA
- the pdeM gene encoding ligase-associated DNA damage response endonuclease PdeM, with product MEEQVFYFQQQHWRLSAGKAIFWEEEKALILSDLHLGKAAHFRKAGIAVPAGIVQEDLFRLQRLITKYHPTQIIIVGDMFHSNENNDVQYFRIWRQQFAHIRFELVKGNHDIMPAAVYDTLQVTVHEQLTIRNIHFLHEPCEEDNGHNYTFSGHIHPGVTLPGVGKQRLRLPCFYFGRHCGILPAFGHFTGLAMLAPAAHENVFVIANKSIVQIQ from the coding sequence TTGGAAGAACAGGTATTTTATTTTCAACAACAACATTGGCGGCTCTCTGCCGGTAAGGCTATATTCTGGGAAGAGGAAAAAGCATTGATCCTGTCGGACCTCCACCTGGGCAAGGCAGCGCATTTCAGAAAAGCCGGTATTGCAGTACCGGCCGGTATTGTACAGGAAGACCTGTTCCGGCTGCAACGCCTGATTACAAAATATCACCCCACACAAATCATTATTGTGGGCGATATGTTTCACAGCAACGAAAACAATGATGTACAATACTTCCGCATCTGGCGGCAGCAGTTTGCACATATCCGTTTTGAACTGGTAAAAGGCAATCATGATATTATGCCTGCTGCCGTATACGATACCTTACAGGTAACGGTGCATGAGCAGCTTACTATCCGGAATATTCACTTCCTGCATGAACCTTGCGAAGAAGATAACGGGCACAATTATACGTTCTCCGGACATATACATCCGGGAGTAACCCTCCCTGGCGTGGGCAAACAACGGCTGCGCCTACCCTGTTTTTATTTTGGCCGCCACTGCGGCATCCTCCCGGCCTTCGGGCATTTTACCGGTCTGGCCATGCTGGCGCCCGCTGCCCATGAAAACGTATTTGTTATTGCCAATAAAAGTATTGTACAGATACAGTGA
- a CDS encoding ligase-associated DNA damage response DEXH box helicase has protein sequence MKKTPPGWQVITDWLAGKELQPFAFQQEAWTQYLQGKSGLVNAPTGYGKTFSLFLAAVIDWINKYPDNYPHKTQNGLQLLWVTPLRALAKDLGRAMEEALQELNVPWKVGIRSGDTPVATRQQQKKQMPEVLIITPESLHLLMAQKGYATVFTHLHTVVVDEWHELIGSKRGVMVELGLSRLKGLTLKSNRPPLKIWGISATIGNLEEALDVLMGSTHTNTTIIKAKLTKKIDLESVLPEEIEKFPWAGHLGIKLIHRAIPIILNSKTTLIFTNTRSQCEIWYQGLLRECPELAGAIALHHGSIDMELRIWVEEALHAGVLKAVVCTASLDLGVDFRPVDTVIQVGSPKGVARFLQRAGRSGHQPDAVSKIYFLPTHSLELVEAAALKAAMKENLIESRMPVLLAYDVLLQYLMTLGVSDGFDAEEIWEEITGTFCYQHITPDEWQWLLSFLTTGGDALYSYDEFKKLDRTGNFYACHSRMLALRHRLHIGTIVSDAMLKVKFMTGGYIGMIEEGFIARLQAGDTFSLGGRNLEFVMIKDMTVLVRKSNAKKTIVPSWQGGRMPLSANLGMMLRRKFNEAISRKSKDPELIALQPLFTLQEQLSHIPKADELLIEQIHTKDGYHLFVYPFEGRLVHEVMAALLAYRISLIQPITFSMAMNDYGFELLSDQPIPVTNENVKQLFTLDNLNTELQTSVNATEMARRKFRDIAVIAGLIFQGYPGKNKAARHLQSSASLLFNVFKDYDTHNLLLRQAFNEAFFYQMEEARLRETMERIYNGNIVITFPTQLTPFCFPIKVDSMRENLTSEKLEDRVRKLQVQLEKA, from the coding sequence ATGAAAAAAACTCCGCCCGGATGGCAAGTGATTACTGATTGGCTGGCAGGCAAAGAACTACAACCTTTTGCTTTTCAGCAAGAAGCCTGGACGCAATATTTACAAGGTAAATCCGGCCTGGTGAATGCACCTACCGGCTATGGTAAAACGTTCTCCCTTTTTCTTGCTGCCGTTATTGACTGGATCAATAAATATCCGGACAACTACCCGCATAAAACACAAAACGGATTACAGCTGCTATGGGTCACCCCGCTCAGGGCATTGGCCAAAGACCTGGGCAGGGCAATGGAAGAAGCATTGCAGGAGCTGAACGTTCCCTGGAAAGTAGGGATCCGCAGCGGTGATACTCCTGTCGCTACCCGTCAGCAACAAAAGAAACAAATGCCGGAAGTGCTGATCATCACCCCGGAAAGCCTGCACCTGCTCATGGCGCAGAAAGGTTATGCTACCGTATTTACCCACTTACATACCGTAGTAGTAGACGAATGGCATGAATTGATAGGCAGCAAACGCGGGGTAATGGTAGAACTAGGCCTCAGCCGCTTAAAGGGACTGACCCTGAAATCCAATCGCCCTCCCTTGAAAATATGGGGTATTTCTGCCACAATTGGTAACCTCGAAGAAGCACTGGACGTATTAATGGGCTCTACCCACACCAATACCACCATCATCAAGGCAAAGCTGACCAAAAAGATAGACCTGGAAAGTGTACTGCCCGAAGAAATAGAAAAATTTCCCTGGGCCGGACACCTGGGTATCAAACTGATACACCGGGCTATTCCCATCATCCTGAATAGCAAAACCACCCTGATCTTTACCAATACCCGCTCCCAATGCGAAATATGGTACCAGGGACTTTTGCGGGAATGCCCTGAACTGGCAGGGGCTATTGCCTTACATCATGGATCTATTGATATGGAGCTCCGTATCTGGGTAGAAGAGGCCCTTCACGCGGGTGTATTGAAGGCGGTGGTATGTACAGCCAGTTTAGATCTGGGCGTCGATTTCAGGCCGGTAGATACCGTAATCCAGGTGGGCAGCCCCAAAGGAGTAGCCCGCTTTTTACAAAGGGCCGGACGTAGCGGTCACCAGCCGGATGCCGTGAGTAAAATATACTTCCTGCCCACCCACTCTCTCGAACTGGTAGAAGCGGCTGCTCTCAAAGCAGCCATGAAAGAAAACCTGATCGAAAGCCGCATGCCGGTACTCCTGGCATATGACGTGCTGCTCCAATACCTGATGACACTGGGTGTTTCTGATGGCTTTGATGCGGAAGAAATATGGGAAGAAATAACAGGTACTTTCTGCTATCAGCATATTACGCCGGACGAATGGCAGTGGCTACTCTCCTTTTTAACTACCGGCGGAGATGCACTGTATAGTTACGATGAATTCAAAAAGCTGGACCGTACAGGTAACTTTTATGCCTGCCATAGCCGTATGCTGGCACTCCGCCATCGGCTGCATATTGGTACCATTGTAAGCGACGCCATGCTGAAAGTAAAATTCATGACAGGTGGATACATCGGCATGATAGAAGAAGGATTTATTGCCAGGTTGCAAGCCGGTGATACCTTTAGCCTGGGTGGCCGTAACCTGGAATTTGTGATGATCAAAGACATGACCGTACTGGTGCGCAAATCAAATGCGAAGAAAACAATTGTTCCCAGCTGGCAGGGCGGCCGCATGCCCCTTTCTGCCAACCTGGGGATGATGCTGCGCCGCAAATTCAATGAAGCGATTTCCCGTAAATCCAAAGACCCGGAACTGATAGCCCTGCAACCACTGTTCACCTTACAGGAACAACTGTCACATATTCCCAAAGCAGATGAACTGCTCATTGAACAAATCCATACCAAAGATGGGTACCATCTTTTTGTATACCCGTTTGAAGGCCGCCTGGTACATGAAGTGATGGCTGCCTTGCTGGCCTACCGTATCAGCCTTATCCAGCCTATTACCTTCTCAATGGCCATGAATGATTATGGTTTTGAACTCCTTTCAGATCAGCCCATTCCTGTTACCAATGAAAATGTAAAACAACTCTTTACGCTGGACAACCTGAATACGGAACTGCAAACCAGCGTTAACGCTACTGAAATGGCCAGGCGTAAATTCCGGGACATTGCCGTAATTGCCGGACTTATCTTCCAGGGATACCCCGGAAAAAATAAAGCAGCCCGGCATCTGCAATCTTCGGCTTCCCTCCTCTTTAATGTATTTAAGGATTATGATACCCATAACCTTTTACTGCGACAGGCTTTTAACGAGGCATTCTTTTATCAGATGGAAGAAGCCCGCTTGCGGGAAACGATGGAACGCATATACAATGGTAATATTGTCATTACCTTTCCAACACAGCTTACCCCTTTCTGCTTCCCGATCAAGGTAGACAGTATGCGGGAAAATCTGACCAGCGAAAAACTGGAAGACCGGGTAAGAAAACTGCAGGTACAGCTGGAAAAGGCATAA
- a CDS encoding NCS2 family permease, protein MLSTFFRLSEHQTTVKKEILAGLTTFSTMAYILAVNPSILSATGMDFNALITATALAAAIGTLVMALYARLPIGVAPGMGLNAFFAYTIVAGMGYSWQFALTAVFLEGVIFIFLSMFRIREAIINSIPENLKHAISVGIGLLIALIGMANAGIIETGMRPVGDGKLDGVILKIGDVTSTGPLIALVGLLVSAVLMYRKVNAALLIGILAATVAGIPLGITHWPANGHLVSMPPSLAPIALKLQFGEIFSMKMVVILFTLLMVNLFDTVGTLIGLCNKAGLLDSNGRLPRAKQALMADAVGTTAAGLLGTSVVTAYVESASGIAAGGRTGLTALTVAGMFLLALFFAPLFAMIPQAATAPALIIVGMLMMGAVTKIDFNDITEAIPAFLAIVLMPYSYSIAEGIVFGMLSYVLLKVLTGQYRAISPVMYILSVLFIVSFLVK, encoded by the coding sequence ATGTTATCCACATTTTTCCGCTTATCCGAACATCAGACTACCGTAAAAAAAGAGATCCTGGCAGGGCTTACCACCTTTTCTACCATGGCTTATATCCTGGCGGTAAATCCTTCTATTTTGTCTGCTACCGGGATGGATTTTAATGCGCTGATTACAGCTACCGCACTGGCCGCAGCGATAGGTACGCTGGTGATGGCATTGTATGCCCGTCTGCCTATTGGAGTGGCTCCCGGTATGGGACTGAACGCTTTTTTTGCCTATACCATTGTGGCGGGAATGGGGTACAGCTGGCAATTTGCGCTGACAGCCGTTTTCCTGGAAGGGGTCATCTTCATTTTTTTATCCATGTTCCGCATACGGGAAGCTATTATCAACAGTATCCCGGAAAATCTGAAACATGCGATATCAGTGGGTATTGGCCTACTGATTGCTTTGATCGGGATGGCCAATGCGGGAATTATTGAAACAGGGATGCGGCCGGTAGGTGATGGCAAACTGGATGGGGTGATCCTGAAAATCGGGGATGTTACCAGTACGGGACCATTGATTGCATTGGTAGGGCTACTTGTGAGTGCCGTACTGATGTACCGCAAGGTAAATGCCGCATTGCTGATCGGGATCCTGGCAGCAACGGTAGCAGGTATTCCCCTGGGTATTACGCACTGGCCGGCAAACGGGCATCTGGTGAGTATGCCGCCCTCTTTGGCGCCTATCGCACTTAAACTACAGTTTGGCGAAATCTTTTCCATGAAAATGGTGGTGATATTGTTTACCCTGCTGATGGTAAACCTGTTTGATACGGTAGGTACTTTAATCGGATTGTGCAATAAAGCGGGATTATTGGATAGCAACGGACGCCTGCCCCGCGCCAAGCAAGCCCTGATGGCAGATGCAGTGGGCACTACTGCCGCCGGACTCCTGGGTACCAGTGTAGTGACGGCCTATGTGGAAAGTGCGAGTGGTATTGCCGCAGGTGGCAGAACCGGATTGACAGCGCTTACAGTGGCCGGCATGTTTTTACTGGCCCTGTTTTTTGCACCGCTGTTTGCCATGATTCCGCAGGCAGCTACTGCTCCTGCACTGATCATTGTGGGGATGCTGATGATGGGGGCGGTGACAAAAATTGATTTTAATGATATTACGGAAGCAATCCCCGCATTTCTCGCTATTGTATTAATGCCTTATTCTTACAGCATTGCAGAGGGTATTGTGTTTGGAATGCTGTCTTACGTGTTGCTGAAAGTACTAACAGGGCAATACCGTGCCATCAGCCCCGTGATGTATATCCTGTCCGTATTGTTTATCGTTAGTTTCCTGGTAAAATAG
- a CDS encoding S66 peptidase family protein, with protein sequence MNRKHFLSSLLTAGIGIPAMAHVPNIVVNTAEKERQPITPPYLKPGDIIGITCPAGYITREEIQPAVRIMQSWGFNIRIGKTVGARDYTFGGTDAERLQDLQAMLNDNDIKAIMCGRGGYGAARIIDKVDFTKFRKQPKWVIGFSDVTVLHCHINRHFGIPSIHSKMCNSFPDDFQSAEPIVQDTIMSIYQALTGKKLQYSATPDANNRTGIAKGELIGGNLSIIQSMLGTHSEINTNGKILFLEEVGEYLYSLDRMMGSLQRAHKLDNLAGLIIGGFNRIKPDDPGEEFGRSIYDIVREKVKDTSFPIAFNFPVGHQKNNYALKCSALHQLTVQKDKVQLKEWSA encoded by the coding sequence ATGAACCGTAAGCATTTTTTGTCCTCCTTATTAACAGCAGGTATTGGCATACCCGCGATGGCCCATGTGCCCAACATCGTTGTTAATACCGCAGAAAAAGAAAGACAACCCATCACCCCACCCTATTTAAAGCCGGGGGATATTATCGGCATTACCTGCCCCGCAGGGTATATCACCAGGGAGGAAATACAGCCCGCTGTACGCATTATGCAAAGCTGGGGATTCAATATCCGTATTGGTAAAACAGTAGGCGCCAGAGATTATACCTTTGGTGGCACAGATGCAGAAAGGTTGCAGGACCTGCAGGCTATGCTGAATGACAATGATATCAAAGCCATTATGTGTGGCCGCGGAGGATATGGTGCAGCTCGTATCATCGACAAAGTAGACTTCACCAAATTTCGGAAACAGCCTAAATGGGTAATAGGATTCAGTGATGTAACGGTATTACATTGCCATATCAACCGGCACTTTGGCATCCCGTCTATCCACTCAAAAATGTGTAATAGTTTTCCGGACGACTTCCAGTCTGCAGAGCCCATTGTACAAGATACGATCATGTCCATCTATCAGGCGCTTACCGGTAAAAAATTGCAGTATAGTGCCACGCCCGATGCCAACAACCGTACCGGCATCGCCAAAGGAGAACTGATTGGCGGCAACTTATCTATCATTCAAAGTATGCTGGGTACCCATTCAGAAATAAATACCAACGGCAAAATACTGTTCCTGGAAGAGGTGGGAGAATATCTCTATAGTCTTGACCGGATGATGGGCAGCCTGCAGCGGGCACATAAGCTCGATAACCTGGCAGGGTTGATCATCGGCGGTTTTAACCGCATTAAACCCGATGATCCCGGTGAAGAATTTGGCAGATCCATTTATGATATCGTACGGGAAAAAGTAAAGGATACCAGCTTCCCCATCGCATTTAATTTTCCGGTAGGGCATCAGAAAAATAACTACGCGCTGAAATGCAGTGCGCTTCATCAGCTTACCGTGCAAAAAGATAAAGTGCAATTAAAGGAATGGAGCGCTTAG
- a CDS encoding Lrp/AsnC family transcriptional regulator, whose translation MIHKKENVTDLPLVLDEKDMGILKLLQVDAKMTIRNIASQLNLTTTPVYERIRKMEQAGVIKQYAAIVDPQKIDKGLTVLCYISLKEHSKKCGAKFIREIVAFTEVTECLNISGEFDFLIKVQVKDMNAYREFYVNKLGEVDNLSHTQSIFVISVIKATHQMVY comes from the coding sequence ATGATCCATAAAAAAGAAAATGTTACGGACCTGCCTTTAGTACTGGATGAAAAAGACATGGGCATTCTTAAACTATTACAGGTGGATGCCAAGATGACGATACGTAATATTGCCAGTCAGCTAAACCTTACCACTACACCTGTATATGAGCGTATCCGCAAAATGGAACAGGCAGGTGTGATTAAGCAGTATGCAGCTATTGTAGACCCGCAAAAAATAGATAAAGGTCTTACCGTATTATGCTACATCTCGCTGAAAGAGCACAGTAAGAAATGCGGCGCAAAGTTCATCCGGGAAATAGTGGCTTTTACAGAAGTTACAGAGTGTTTGAATATCTCCGGAGAATTTGATTTCCTGATCAAAGTGCAGGTAAAAGATATGAATGCGTATCGCGAGTTTTATGTCAATAAGCTGGGGGAGGTAGATAACCTGAGCCATACCCAAAGCATTTTTGTGATCTCTGTGATCAAGGCCACCCACCAGATGGTGTATTGA